AACAGGCAACTTGTGGCCAAAAATTGAACCGGACCAATGGCAGCCAGAGCCTGCGGGCAACTTCCGGATCCGTCCCTGATGCGGCGTGTCCCGTATTACTGCCAGGCAAAATGCCCATTCCAAGAAAGGACAAGCCTGAAAGGGTCCTGTGCGGTCCAGGCACCATGGCCAGAGCGCGTGGGCCAATCTGGTCCTTCTATAGGGCATGGGGCTTAGTGCATGGGGGCCAGTGCATGGGCTTGATGCGGGTCTGGCAATGCCACCAGTTGATCACCCTTGCGCCAACAGCGAGACCAGACCGGGGTGGCCAGCCCAGATGCTCAAAGTTGGGAAGAAATTTGGCTTTCGCCATTCGCCCAAACTACTAAGtagacttgacttgttgacCCATTCAGGGTGCAGTGCGAAGTGCGAACATGGAAGCCCGCGTGGGCACCGGCACCATCGGGGGCGGCCATAAGGCTGTTATTAtggctcaacattgaacattgaatgacACTTAACTGGGTTGTCTGCACTGCCTGTCAACGGTCTGGTGCGGTGGCATCGGATGAAGAGGCACTGACTGGGCTGCACGGGGTATTGAAGGCCCAGATGTCCCAGCCAGGTCTGGTCAGCACGACTGTTGACTGGCGGCCTGTCACAGCCAGCTTGAACCATTGAAGGCTGACCATTGACCAGCAGAGACCAGTCACAGTCCTCGTCTAATCTTGACTGTTCCAAACTCCCTCTGCCTCTCTCCTCGCCCCCAGGGTGTTTGCGCCGTGATAATATCCTTGTTTGGCATCTCAACCTCTTCACGCCGTCATCTCCATGTCTTGACAGTTGCATCTTTGACACAATGGCGCCCGCATTGGGGAAACGCCTCGCCGTGGCGGGCATTGTCGTCTTCGTCACCCTCATCGTCTATGTCTGGCAAAGTCACCTGCTCCCCAACGTCGAGAAGTTTCTACCAATCGTTCATTCTGGCCATTCAACAGTGCCAATCGTCCCGCACAAAGAGATTCGATGTCCAAGCGGTTTTGGGGAAGGCCAGTCAAAGTCGTTTGGAAATAGGACCACGTCGCAGGCAAAGGAGCACCAACTTGTGACGGCCCCAAAAATCATTGGACTGGTGTTTTTCGGTCGACGCGCTACTGTTTCTATTCTCGACTGCTATCTGAAGGTATGAATGGCTCGTCAGGGTATTAAAAAATCCCGCTCATTCCGCCAGTCGTTGTCCTGCATCCAGAATGACGTTGCGATCGTGCATCGCGGGCGCATTCAAAACCCGCCGTTGTCTTATCTTTTTTCACAGCACAATTGTAACAATGACTCTCTTGCTGACATCGTCTCCCCCTAGCGCAACCTCGCGACGAATGGCGGTCTTTTGGACGAAGTTATCTGGCTACAGCGAACCAGCAATGTGGAGGATTTGGCCCTGTTGGACAGGCTGCTCGAAAGCGAACCGGGATACTCGAGACAAATAATAGACGATGCCAATGCGCATGACTTTGCTAGCTCCTACAACCTGATCGACAACGATAACATGTACATCAAGATAGACGATGACGTTGTAAGTATTCCCTCTACCATGGCCTGCAAACTTCACAACTTCTCACCAGCAGGATAAGGTCTTTATCGAAGAAAACGCTATCCGATCCATTGTTTGCACCAAGCTCACCCGGCCAGACTTCTACGTCGTGTCTGCCAACGTCGTCAATCAGCCCATGATCAGCTGGATTCACTGGAATCTCGGAGCTGTTCGACCCTATCTACCcgaaacaaacaaagaaTACCCCGCGCCTGAACCTGGGCACCAAGTCGACTGGAGAGCAACTGTGTTGCCCTCTTGGGACGGCCCGAGTGATGTCAACGCCAGCTACTGGAACTCGCCTGACAACAAGAAACATCGGTGGCTCCCTGTGCGCGGCAAGTCAGACCATGTTCTGGAAAAGACGCCCATCATGGAGACGCAGTATGACGCGTTTGGTACCGGTCTTCAGCGCTGGCAAGTCGCCGCACAAGAACATTATAGTTTCTTTGAGAACTTGGAGGCCCGAGAGTTGTGGCGATACAAGTTCAATATTTGGGATTTTCAGCGGCTGCGAATGGGTATTCAATTCATCGCCATGATGGGCCACGATATCAATGCCGCCAAACCCATCAACAGGGATGACGAAGAGCATTTCTCCGTGACCATGCCCCGAAAACTCGGCAGGAGTAAGTCTAAGAGCGCTGCATCATGCTGCTTTTCCATTATTGGAACCCAAACGCTAACCTTCCTCCCTAGGTGCCGTTGCCGATGGCCGTGGTGTTATCGCCCATTATAGCTTTGGGCCGCAGTCAAGAAATGGAGGCCTGAGCACTACCGATATATTAGATCGTTATCGCTCCTATGCTAAGGAGAATGTCTGCACGGGCCCTATGCTCTGGTCCCCATAGCTGCAATGTTTGGCAGCAGTACCTGATCATACACTACATGTCTACACGGAGGCGCGGAGTTTCTTGGAGTTTACATTGTTGAATCACACAATCGA
The genomic region above belongs to Pochonia chlamydosporia 170 chromosome 2, whole genome shotgun sequence and contains:
- a CDS encoding mitochondrial-processing peptidase subunit alpha protein (similar to Eutypa lata UCREL1 XP_007792959.1) is translated as MAPALGKRLAVAGIVVFVTLIVYVWQSHLLPNVEKFLPIVHSGHSTVPIVPHKEIRCPSGFGEGQSKSFGNRTTSQAKEHQLVTAPKIIGLVFFGRRATVSILDCYLKRNLATNGGLLDEVIWLQRTSNVEDLALLDRLLESEPGYSRQIIDDANAHDFASSYNLIDNDNMYIKIDDDVQDKVFIEENAIRSIVCTKLTRPDFYVVSANVVNQPMISWIHWNLGAVRPYLPETNKEYPAPEPGHQVDWRATVLPSWDGPSDVNASYWNSPDNKKHRWLPVRGKSDHVLEKTPIMETQYDAFGTGLQRWQVAAQEHYSFFENLEARELWRYKFNIWDFQRLRMGIQFIAMMGHDINAAKPINRDDEEHFSVTMPRKLGRSAVADGRGVIAHYSFGPQSRNGGLSTTDILDRYRSYAKENVCTGPMLWSP